Below is a genomic region from Catenuloplanes atrovinosus.
ACGGGTCCTCCAGCACCACCTCCTGCGCCTCGGCGTCGGTCACGAAGTTCGGCGAGATGAAGCCCTTGTCGAACTGCAGGCCCTCGGTGATGTCCAGCTCGGTGGCGAGCGTGGAGCCCTCCTCGACGGTGATGACGCCGTCGCGGCCGACCCGGTCCATCGCCTCGGCGATCAACTCGCCGATCGTGGCGTCCTGCGCGGAGACGGTCGCGACGTGCGCGATCGCCTTGTGGTCCGCGACCTCGACGGCCTTCTCGATCAGCGCGTTCGACACGGCCTCGACGCCCGCGTCCAGCCCGCGCTTGATGCCGGCCGGGTTGGCGCCGGCCGTCAGGTTGCGGATGCCCTCGCGGACCAGCGCCTGGGCCAGCACGGTCGCGGTGGTGGTCCCGTCGCCGGCGACGTCGTTGGTCTTGGTCGCCACCTCCTTGACGAGCTGCGCGCCGAGGTTCTCGTACGGGTTGGTGAGCTCGATCTCCTTGGCGATGGTGACGCCGTCGTTGGTGATCGTCGGAGCGCCGAACTTCTTGTCCAGCACGACGTTGCGGCCGCGCGGCCCGAGGGTGACCTTTACGGTGTCCGCGAGCGCGTTGACGCCGTGCTCGAGCAGGTGGCGGGCGTCATCCGAGAAGCTCAGGATCTTCGCCATTGTTGTCCCTTCACGGACTTGGAAACTGCGGTCACGCCGTCGGGCGCGATACCGCTGGAGAACCGCCTATGGGCGCAGACAGCCCCGGCCCCCGCGAAACGGGTTCCGGGGCTGACCGCAGGAATTACTTAGTAAGTCACTTCTCGATGACGGCGAGGACGTCACGCGCGGAGAGCACGAGGTACTCGGCGCCGGCGTACTTGACCTCGGTGCCGCCGTACTTCGAGTAGATGACGGTGTCGCCGACCTTCACGTCAACCGGGATGCGGTTGCCCTTGTCGTCGACGCGGCCGGGGCCGACGGCGACGACGGTCCCCTCCTGCGGCTTCTCCTTGGCGGTGTCGGGGATCACGATGCCCGACGCCGTGGTGGTCTCGGCCTCGTTCGCCTGGACGAGGATGCGGTCCTCGAGCGGCTTGATCGCAACCTGGGTCGCGGTAGTCACGGGCATACCCTCCTGGGGTACTGGTGTCGTTACCGGCCACGCACGCGGGAACGCGCGCGGGACGGCGTCAATCTGCCTCATGCCACCGGGCGGGCCGTCGTCGCGGGTGCCGGACCGCCAGGCGTTGCTCCCGGAACGGGTCCGGAAGGCTCAGGGTGCTCCCGGGAACGGGCCCGGAAGGCTGGCACCCACCCATGGCGAGTGCTAACGGAAGGTTATTCCGGGGGCTAGCACTCCGTCAAGGAGAGTGCCAACACCCCGCGCGCCGCGGCGATCACCGCCGCCCGGAGGATGAGGAACGTGGAGTGGGAGCAGCTGCGTACGCCCGAGGGAGAGGCCGCGCTGGCCGCGGCCGAGGCGGCCGGTGACGGGGACGCGCTCGCCGCGGCGGCCGCGCTGCGCCGGGCCGGGATCGCGCCGGACCTGGCCGCCGCCGCGCTGACCCAGGCCGAGCTGCGCCGCCGGGCGACCGCGAAGTTCGGCGCGGACGCGGCCGTCATGTTCTTCACCCGGGCCGGGCTGGAGCAGGCCACGCGCGCACCTGTGGCGGCGCGCCGGGCCGCCCGGCTGCACGCCGCCGGCGTTCGCGCGCTCGCCGATCTGGGTTGCGGACTCGGCGCGGACGCGATCGCCGCGGCACGGCAGGGCATCAGCGTGTACGCCGTGGAGGCCGACCCGCACACGGCGCGGCTGGCCGAGGCGAACGCGCACGCCCTGGGGCTGGCCGACCGGATCTCGATCACCACCGGCGACGCCACCGAGGCGGACGTGAGCGCGGTGGACGCGGTCTTCTGCGACCCGGCGCGGCGCGCCTCGCGGACCGGGCGGCGCGTCTTCGACCCGGCGTCGTTCTCGCCGCCGTGGGACTTCGTGGCCGGGCTCGCCGCGCGCGTGCCGCGTACCGTGCTGAAGCTCTCCCCCGGCATCGACCACGCGCTGATCCCGGAGGGCGCGGAGGCGGAGTGGGTGAGCGTGGGCGGCGACGTGGTGGAGGCCGCGTTCTGGTGCGGCCCGCTGGCCGGGGTGCCGCGCCGCGCCACGGTGCTGCCGGACGGCGGCGAGCTCACCGGCGCCGCGGACGTGCCCGCCGAGGTCGGCGAGATTCGGCGGTACGTGTACGACCCGGACGGCGCGGTCGTCCGCGCGCACCTGGTGGCCGCGTTCGCGGAGCGGGTCGGCGGCGTGCTCGCGGACCCGCTGATCGCGTACGTGTACGCGGACACGGCGACGCCGACCCGGTTCGGCCGGTGCCTGGAGGTGCTGGACGTCATGCCGTTCTCGCTGAAGCGGCTGCGCGCGGAGCTGCGGCGCCGCGCCGTGGGGCGGGTGGAGATCCTGAAGCGCGGCTCCGCGCTCGACGTCGCACAACTGCGCCGTGACCTGCGGCTGAGCGGGCCCGAGGAGCTGTCTCTGGTGCTCACCCGGGCCGCCGGAGCACCTGTGACGCTGCTCTGCCGACCCGTACCGTCGGTCAATCTGTCCTGATCTGCCCCGATAAGGGGCTCCGGCCCGGCATAGTGGAATCTGATCCTCCGCAGCTGAAAGGGCCTCGTATGCGCCGCGGTATCGCCACGCTCACCGCCACCGTCGTCGCGGCCGGCCTGCTCACGGCCTGCGGAGGTGATGACGCGGGCGAGGCGCCGGTCCCCAAGATCGGCGTGATCCTGCCGGACAGCACCTCGTCCGACCGCTGGGAGACGGCGGACCGCCGGTTCCTGGAGAGCGCGTTCGAGAAGGCCGGCATCCCGTACGACATCCAGAACGCACAGGGCGACAAGGCCGCGTTCCAGTCGATCGCCGACCAGCAGATCACCAACGGCGCCACGGTACTGATGATCGCGAACCTGGACTCGGACACCGGCAAGGCCGTGCTGGACAAGGCGAAGAGCCGGGGCGTGGCCACGATCGACTACGACCGGCTCACGCTCGGCGGCGGCGCGGAGTACTACGTCAGCTTCGACAACGTGCAGGTCGGCAAGCTGCAGGGGCAGGGGCTGCAGAAGTGCCTGACCGCGAAGAGGGTCGCCAAGCCGACGATCGCGGAGCTGCACGGCTCCCCCACCGACAACAACGCCACGCTGTTCAAGGAGGGCTACCAGTCGGTGCTGAACCCGCTCTACGCGAAGGGCACCTACGTGAAGGGCCCGGAGCAGGCGGTGCCGGACTGGGACAACACGCAGGCCGGCACGCTCTTCGAGCAGATGCTGACGCAGAACCCGGCGATCAGCGGCGTGCTCGCCGCGAACGACGGCATGGGCAACGCGGTCATCACCGTCCTCAAGAGGAACAACCTCAACGGCAAGGTGCCGGTCACCGGCCAGGACGCTGACGTGCAGGGCCTGCAGAACATCCTCGCCGGCGACCAGTGCATGACCGTCTACAAGGCGATCAAGGAGGAGGCGAGCGCCGCCGCCCAGCTGGCGATCTCGCTGGCCAAGGGCGAACGCCAGGACGTCACCGGCAAGGTCACCGACCCGCAGAGCGGCCGCGAGGTCCCCTCCGTCCTGCTGGCACCGAAGGCGATCTTCGAGGAGAACGTCAAGGCCGTGGTCGACGACGGCTACGTCACCCGCAGCGAGCTGTGCACCGACGCCTACGCCGCCGCCTGCCGCCGGCTGGGGATCACCTGACCGGCTAGTGTCGTCCCTCGTGGCCAAGTCTGCGAACAAGACCGGCGGCACCCCCGCGACGACGCTGCTCACCCGGCAGAAGGTGGCTTTCACCGCGCACACGTACGAGGTCGATCCCAAGGCCACGTCGTACGGTGAGGCGGCCGCCGCCGCGCTCGGCGTACCACCGACCCGCCTGTTCAAGACGCTGGTCGCGACCGTCGACGGCCGACTCGCCGTCGGCGTGGTCCCGGTCTCCGCCTCCCTCGACCTGAAGGCCCTGGCCGCCGCCCTCGGCGGCAAACGCGCCGCGATGGCGGACCCCGCCGCCGCCGAACGCGCCACCGGTTACGTGACCGGCGGCATCTCCCCGTTCGGCCAGCGCTCCCGCCTCCCGATCGTGGTCGACGCGTCCGCGGAGGCGCAGGAGACGGTCTTCGTGTCGGGCGGGCGGCGGGGCCTCCAGATCGAGATCCCTCCCGCCGCCTTCCCCTCCGTCGCCGGCGCCATCTTCGCCCCCATCGCGACGGCTTGACCGCCGCTTCGATACGTCGCGCTCCCGGCGTGGGGGTGCTCGGCCCGCGCAAGCCGGTTCCGTGATCGAGCGCGCTTTCTTCCCTGATCAATTCGTGGCGTCGACTACGCATACACCGCGGCTTCCACCGTGAGCGGCGTGCCTGGATAGCGCTTATCGGGCATGAAGGGCTATCGCGCGGCACCGTCCCGTCGGCGGACCCGGCAGATCCGCCGTACCCACCCGAGACGCCATCCGACCGGCGGTCTCCGGTCGAAGGCCCGGCGCGTTCCCTGGACCAGTCCGAAGCGCGTGAGCAGGACATTGTCCGGCACATCCGTCGTGGTTCGCCGTGAAGTGCTACCGCCGTGGCGCAGGCCGACGCGCGCCGGCGGCAGTGTGGCGCAGCCACAAAGGCGTCGGCTTCACTACGGTCACGAGCACATTCGATATGTGGGCATGCCGCCTGCCACGCCCCGACTCGCCATATGCGGCGCCTTTTCTGCGGCAATTGCGTGCCGGCACCACCCGGCAGGGACGATCGATTCAATTCGCGGGAAAGGGCACAACCACGCACTGCACATGAGGACATTGCCCTGGGCCGCCCAGCCCTGGGCGCGATAGTCGAGATTCCTGCGACCGTGCCGGCTTGCCGAACATGTGGATAAGGCGAAATTTCCCTCTAAAGCGCTCGAAGGGCAGCCTGGCCGTCCCAACGACCGGCACACCGGTGCAAGAGCCATCCGCACCAACAGCCCGCGGCCCCTCGCCGGCCACCTCGCACGACCGACGCATCGACCGACAGCCCCATCGCAAGCCGCGCGGCACGAACCCACGCCCACCACACGCGGCACGGCACGAACCCACGCCCACCACACGCGGCACGGCACGAACCCACGCCCACCACACGCGGCACGGCACGAACCCACGCCCACCACACGCGGCACGGCACGAACCCACGCCCACCACACGCGGCACGGCACGAACCCACGCCCACCACACGCGGCACGGCACGAACCCACGCCCACCACACGCGGCACGGCACGAACCCACGCCCACCACACGCGGCACGGCACGAACCCACGCCCACCACGCGGCACGGCACGAACCCACACGCCCACCACAGCGGGCCTGGCCCCGCCCGGCGAGATCGCCCGCCAGACGATCAATACCCGGGCGCGCGGCGGAGCCGCTCGTTCGTCCGGCAAGGGTGCGGGCGACGGTGGGATGAAGGGGGCATCCTTCCCGGCGGCGGGAGGCGTACCGCGTACCGGCGAAGGGCCTTGGATCTTGAATTTTCGGAGACGTGTCGGGCGCGTTGCGGAATTGTTATGCCACTAAACAAAAGTGGGGGTTGTGCCGTGGGCCACAGGCGAAATACGTTGCCGGGCACAACAAACCGACGACACCGCAGGGAGTTCCACCACACCGAAAGGACCATGCACAATGCGCAGAGTCCTGACCACGCTGGCCGTGGCCGGCCTCGCCGCCGGGACGCTCGTCGCCTGTGGCGAGGATGCGGGCGGCGGAGAGGCACGACCCGCCAAGATCGGCGTCATTCTTCCGGACAGCGCCTCGTCGAACCGCTGGGAGACCGCGGACCGGAGGTATCTGGAGGCGGCGTTCAAGGCCGCGGGCGTCGAGTACGACATCCAGAACGCGCAGGGCGACAAGGCCGCGTTCCAGACCATCGCCGACCAGATGATCATCAACGGCGTCACCGTGCTCATGATCGTGAACCTTGACTCCGGTACCGGCAAGGCGGTGCTGGACAAGGCCAAGGGCCAGGGCGTGGCGACCATCGACTACGACCGCCTGACGCTGGGCGGCAGCGCCGAATATTACGTCAGCTTCGACAACGTGCAGGTCGGCAAGCTTCAGGGCGAGGGCCTGCAGAAGTGCCTGACCGATCTGAACGCGAACAAGCCGGTGATCGCGCAGCTGCACGGCTCGCCCACCGACAACAACGCCACCCTGTTCCGGGAGGGCTACCAGTCGATCCTGAACCCGCTCTTCGACGGCGGCACCTACGCCAAGGGGCCGGAGCAGGCGGTGCCGGACTGGAACAATACGCAGGCCGGCACGATCTTCGAGCAGATGCTGACGCAGGCCAACAACGAGATCGACGGCGTGCTGGCGGCGAACGACGGGCTCGGCAACGCGGTGGTGACCGTGCTGAAGCGGAACGGGCTGAACGGGAAGGTCCCGGTCACCGGTCAGGACGCGGATGTACAGGCGTTGCAGAACATCCTGGTCGGCGACCAGTGCATGACGGTCTACAAGGCGGTCAAGCAGGAGGCGGACGCGGCGGCGGATCTGGCCATCGCGCTGTCCAAGAGCGAGCGGAAGGACGTGACCGGCCGGGTCACCGATCCGGAGACCGGCCGCGAGGTACCGTCCGTGCTGCTCACGCCCAAGGCGATCTTCTTCGACAACGTGAAGGACGTCGTCGCGGACGGGTACGTGACCGCGGCCGAGCTGTGCACCGGCGCCTACGCGGCCAAGTGCACCGAGGCCGGAGTCAGCTAGACCCCTTGTAACCGGCTCAGGGCACCAGCCGGCTCGCGCGCCGCCCGGGACACGTTCCGGGCGGCGCGCGAGGAGTTCAAGCCGCTAGGAGAAACGTGTCCGCGACACCCCTGCTGGAACTGCGCGGGATAGACAAGGGCTTCGGCCCGGTCCAGGTCCTCCGCGACGTCAATCTCGCCGTCCATCCCGGTGAGGTGACCGCGCTCGTCGGCGACAACGGCGCCGGCAAGTCGACGCTCGTCAAGTGCGTCAGCGGCATCTACACCATCGACTCAGGGCAGATCTTCTTCGAGGGCCGGCCGGTCACGGTCAACAGCCCGCGCGACGCGGCGACGCTCGGACTCGAGGTCGTCTACCAGGACCTCGCGCTCTGCGACAACCTCGACATCGTGCAGAACATGTTCCTCGGCCGGGAGCGGCGCAGCGGCCTGGTGCTGGACGAGCCGACCATGGAGCAGCTGGCGGCGGAGACGCTGGCCAGTCTGTCCGTCCGGACGGTGAAGTCGCTGCGCCAGCACGTCTCCAGCCTCTCCGGCGGCCAGCGGCAGACCGTGGCGATCGCCAAGGCCGTGCTCTGGAACAGCAAGGTCGTCATCCTGGACGAGCCCACGGCCGCGCTCGGCGTGGCCCAGACCGCTCAGGTGCTGGAGCTGGTCCGGCGGCTCGCCGACCGGGGCCTGGCGGTCGTGCTGATCTCGCACAACATGAACGACGTCTTCGCCATCTCGGACCGGATCGCCACGCTCTACCTCGGGCGGATGGCCGCGCAGGTGAAGACCACGGACGTCACTCACTCACAGGTCGTCGAGCTGATCACGGCGGGGCGCAGCGGGGAGCTGGGGCTGCCCGAGAACGGGGGGCCACGGTGACCGACACGGTCGTCAAGGAGGCGGCGCCGACCGTCGGCAGCCATGTCCGCAACTATCTGAGCCGGGTGCGCGGCGGCGACATCGGCTCGCTGCCGGCCGTGCTCGGGCTGATCGCGCTCTGCCTGTTCTTCGGCCTGATGCGGCCCGCGTTCTTCAGCGCGGGCAACTTCGCGAACCTGTTCACGCAGGGCGCGGCCGTCACCATCATCGCGATGGGGCTGGTCTTCGTGCTGCTGCTCGGCGAGATCGACCTTTCCGCGGGGTACGCCAGCGGCGTGTGCGCGTCCGTGCTGGCGGTGCTGCTGACGTACCAGGGCTGGCCGTGGTACGCGGCGACGCTGGCCGCGCTGGCCACCGGCGCGCTGATCGGGGTGGCCATCGGGTTCATGGTGGCGAAGGTCGGCATCCCGTCGTTCGTGGTCACGCTGGCGGCGTTCCTCGCGTTCCAGGGCGTGGCGCTGATCCTGATCAAGGGCGGCACCAACGTGTCGGTACGCGACGACGTGCTGCTCGCGATCTCCAACCGGAACGTGCCGCCGCCGCTCGGCTGGGCGCTGTTCGCGCTGGGCGTGCTGATCTACGCCGGGATTCAGCTCTTGCAGTGGCGCAACCGGCACCGGCGCGGACTGGTCACCGAGCCGCTCGGGGTGGTGGCCGCGCGGATCGCGATGCTGGTCGTGGTGGTCGGCGCCGCCGTGTACGTGCTCAACCTGGAGCGCAGCCGCAACGTGCTGATCACCTCGCTGAAGGGCGTGCCGATCGTGGTGCCGCTCATCGTGGTGCTGTTGGTGATCTGGACGTTCGTGCTGCACCGGACCGCGTACGGCCGGCACGTCTACGCGGTCGGCGGCAACCGGGAAGCCGCGCGCCGGGCCGGCATCAACGTCGACCGGATTCGCATCTCGGTCTTCGTGATCTGCTCGTTCATGGCCGCGATCGGCGGCGTGGTGGCGGCCAGCCGGGCCGCCTCGGTGGACGCGAACACCGGCGGCAGCAACGTGCTGCTGTACGCGGTCGGCGCCGCGGTGATCGGCGGCACCAGCCTGTTCGGCGGCAAGGGCCGGATCATCGACGCGGTCATCGGCGGCGCGGTGGTCGCGGTGATCGACAACGGGATGGGCCTGATGAACGCCAGCGCGGGCGCGAAGTTCGCCTGGACCGGTGGCGTGCTCCTCGCCGCGGCTAGCATCGATGCGCTGTCCCGGCGTCGCGCGGCGGCCACCGGAAACCGTTAGTCCGCAATGGAGAGTTCAGACTGATGCGCGCCGGACCCAGCCAGGACGAGGTCCGCCGGCAGAACCTCGGGGCGCTGCTGCGCTATGTGCACGTGCACGGGCCGATCTCCCGCGCGGAGCTCACCACCCGGCTCGGGCTCAACCGCAGCACGATCGGGGCGCTCACCGCGGACCTCACGGCGGCCGGGCTGGTGCGCGAGGAGGCGCCGCGCGGCGCGCGCCGGGCCGGGCGGCCGTCGCTGGTGGTGCTGCCCGAGTCCGGCCGGGTGTACGCGTACGCGCTGAGCATCGAGGTGGACCGGTTGCGCGCGGCCCGGGTCGGGCTCGGCGGCGAGGTGCTGGACGAGCGCGTCTACGACCGCCCGCGCGACCTGCGCGTGTCCGAGGTGGTCGGTCCGCTGGCCGCGTTCGTGAAGGAGATGCAGCACGCGGCCCCGGAGGGCCGGTACGTGGGCGTGGGCGTGGCGGTGGCCGGCATGGTCCGCCGCCACGACGGCCTGGTCCGGCTCACGCCGAAGGCCGGCTGGGTGGACGAGCCGCTCGCCGAGCCGCTGGCCGAGGCGCTCGGCGGCGACCACACCGTGCGGGTCGGCAACCACGCGGACCTGGCGCTGCTGGCCGAGCACCTGCGCGGCGTGGCCGTGGACACCGAGGACGTCATCTACCTGCACGGCGAGGTGGGCATCGGTGCCGGCATCATCGCGCACGGCACGCTGATCACCGGCCACGGCGGGTACGCCGGCGAGGTCGGCCACATGATCGTGCACCCGGGCGGCCGTACGTGCAGCAGTTGCGGCGCGCGCGGCTGCTGGGAGTCGGAGATCGGCGAGGAGGCGCTGCTGCGCGCGCTGGGCACGGACGGCAGCGGCCGGATCCCCGCGCACCAGCTGATCGCGGCGATGCGCGGGGATCCGGGCAGTCACGAGGCGCTGCGCCAGATCGGCGAGTGGCTCGGCCTGGGCGTCGCCAACCTGGTCAACATCTTCAACCCGGAGATGGTCATCTTCGGCGGTACGCTGCGGAACCTCTACCTGACCACGGCCGCCCAGGTGCGGTCCCGGCTCAACTCGCTCGCGCTGCCGGCCAGCCGCGAACTGCTGCGCCTGCGCACGCCGAAGATGGGTGAGGACGCGGCGCTGATCGGTGCCGCGGAGCTGGCGTTCACCCAGTTGCTCGCGGACCCGCTCAACGAGGCCCCGTCAGCCCGTCAGGCCACGTAGCGCCTCGTCGACCAGCCGGTCGGTGAAGTCCGCGCCGACCGGGTCGCCGGTGACCAGCACCCGGTAGTAGAGCGGCCCGACCAGCGTGTCGACCAGCAGGTCCAGGTCGGTGCCGGGCGGGAGGTCGCCGCGCGCGACCGCCCGCTCCAGCGGCGCCCGGTCCAGCTCGCGCTGCCGGCTCAGGTGCTCGGTGCGGAGCCGGGCCGCCAGCGCCGCGTCGTGCTGCGCCTCGCCGTGCAGCGCGCGGAACACCGCGCCGGCGTCGTGCTCGGTCAGGAAGATGGCCAGCCCGCGCAGGTGGAGCCGCAGGTCGGTGACGAGTTCGCCGGTGTCCGGCGGGCGCAGCGCCTCGCGGGCGTCCACCGTGAACGCCTCCATCAGCACGTCGGTCTTGGACTGCCACCAGCGGTAGATGGTCTGTTTGGCCACGCCGGCCCGGGCCGCGATTCCCTCGATCGTGAGCTGGGCGTACCCGCGCTCGACCAGCAGATCGTCGGCCGCCTCCAGCACGCTGAGGCGCGCCTGTTCACTGCGGCCGTGCCGGTTGCCCCGATGCGCCGTCACGCCGGATTTCTCCCTTTTCTGGTTGTTCTTTTTCATGCCCGAGAATAATCGTGCTTGACTAGACGCAACGTTGCGTCCACTCTAACTCGCATGAACTCAGCTCACATGAACTCAGCCGGCATGAACTCAGCTCGCACGAACTCTCTGTCGGCACCACGTGTGCGTACCGTTCTCGACCGCCTGCGCGCCGCCGCCGATCTCGATGAGGACCGGCCCCACCCCCGCCCCGACGCCGACGCCTCCGCACAGGAGCGCGCCGACCTGCTGGCCGAGGCCTACATGCCGGTGTCCGCGCGCGGCGGCGACCTGCTCTACGCGCTGACCCGGGCCGCCCGGCCGGAGCGCGTGGTGGAGTTCGGCACGTCGTACGGCATCTCGACGCTCTACCTGGCCTCGGCCGTGGCCGACAACGGCGCCGGCCACGTGGTGACCACCGAGCTCAGCACCGTGAAGGTGGCCGCCGCCCGGGCGAACCTGGCGGAGGCGGGTCTCTCCGACGCGGTGACGGTGCTGTCCGGCGACGCGCTGGCCACGCTCGCGGACGTGCCCGGGCCGATCGGCCTGCTGCTGCTCGACGGCTGGAAGGACCTGTGCCTGCCGGTGCTGCGCCTGCTGGAGGACCGGCTGGCGCCGGGCGCGCTGGTGATCGCGGACGACGTCAGCTTCCCGACCATGGCGCCGTACCTGGACTACGTCCGGGACCCCGCCTCCGGGTACGTGAGCGTGGAGTTCCCGGTCGACGACGGCATGGAGATCAGCTGCCGCGCCTGAGAAATTCGGTGGATCGGGATCGACGGCGCACAGTAGCGTCTCGTTACTATGCGTGAGCTACCGCGCTCCGACCCGGGAGTCGCCGACCACCGGTCGGCGGGCCGTCTGCTGTGGTGGATGGTCCGCCGCGTCGGGCGCGAGCTGGCCGTCTCGGTCGTGCTCGGCGTGGTGTGGATGTGCGCGATGGCGCTGGCACCGGCGCTGATCGGCATCGCGATCGACCGCGGCGTGGCCGGGCGGGACCTCGGCGCGCTCGCCGCCTGGTCCGCGGCCGTGCTCGGGCTCGGCATGGTGCAGGCGCTGGCCGGCGTCGCCCGCCACCGGTACGGCGTGCACAACTGGCTCGACACCGCGTACGGCACCGTGCAGCTCACGGTGCGGCAGTCCGCCCGGCTCGGCGCGGCGCTCCCCCGCCGGATGTCCAGTGGCGAGGTGGTGAGCATCGGCGTCTCGGACATCGAGCACCTGGGCGAGATCATCGAGATCATCGACCGGGCGATCGGCGCGTTCGCCGCGATCGCGGTGGTCACGGTGATCATGTTGGGGACGTCCACGCCGCTGGGGCTGGTGGTGCTGATCGGCGTGCCGCTGCTGCTGGGCCTCGTCGCGCTGCTGCTCCGCCCGTTGCAGGACCGGCAGGAGGCGTACCGGACGCGGCAGGGCGCGCTCACCACCCGAGCCGCGGACATCGTCACCGGGCTGCGCGTGCTGCGCGGCGTGGGCGGCGAGGCGCTGTTCGCCGGCGGATACCGCGCCGAGTCGCAGGACCTGCGCGCCGCTGGCGTACGGGTGGGACGCGTCGGCGCGCTGCTGGAGGCGACGCAGGTGCTGCTCCCGGGCCTGTTCCTGGCGCTGGTCGTCTGGCTCGGCGCGCGGCTCGTGCTGGCCGGCGACATCACCGCCGGTCAGCTCGTCGCGTTCTTCGGCTACACCGCGTTCCTGGTGCCGCCGCTGCGCACGCTCACCGAGGCGGCGAACGCGCTGGCGGTGGCGCTGGTCGCGGCGCGCCGCGTGGTGCGGCTGCTGGAGCTGGACCCGGACCCGGCCTCGCCGGCGCGCCCGGTGCCGATGCCGCCGGGGCCGGCCGCGCTCGCCGACCCCCGCTCCGGCCTGCTGGTACGCCCCGGCGAGCTGACCGCGATCGCGGCGGCCGACCCGGCGGACGCGGCCGCGATCGCGGAGCGGCTGGCCCGGTTCACCGACTCGGAGGCGCGGCTGGGCGACGTACCGCTGCGGGATCTGGATCTGGCCGAGCTGCGGTCCCGGGTGCTGCTGGCGGAGAACGAGGCACGGCTGTTCGCCGGCCCGCTGCGCGAGGCGCTGGGCGGCGGCGCGGTGGAGCACGCGCTGGAGACCGCCGCGGCGGAGGACATCGTGGCCGCGCTGCCGGACGGGCTGGACACCGAGATCGCGGCGCGCGGCCGGGAGTTCTCCGGCGGTCAGCAGCAGCGGCTCCGGCTGGCCCGCGCGCTGGTCGCGGACCCGGAGACGCTGATTCTGGTGGAGCCGACCAGCGCGGTCGACGCGCACACCGAGGCGCGGATCGCGGGCCGGCTCGGCGCGGCGCGCGCCGGGCGCACCACCGTGGTCTGCACGACCAGCCCGCTGGTGCTGGCGCACGCGGACCGCGTGGCCTACGTCGAGGACGGCAAGGTCATCGCCGAGGGTACGCACCGGGAGCTGCTCACCGGCGAGCCGCGCTACGCCGCCACGGTCACCCGGCAGGAGGGCTGAGCGATGCTCCCGATCGCCGACGGCGGGCAGGTCCGGCGGTACGTGCGAGGCCTGTTCCGCCGGCACCCGCGCGAGCTGGCCGTGCTGCTCGCCCTGCACGGGCTGGGCGCGCTCTGCGGTCTGGCCGCGCCCCGGCTGCTCGGCGACCTCGTCGAGATCATCCGCGGTGGTGGCACGGCCGGCGCGCTCGACCGCGTCGGGCTGGCGCTGGCCGCGTTCGTGGTCGCCCAGGCCGTGCTGGTGTACCTGGCCCGGTACGCGTCCGCGCGGCTCGGCGAGCGGGTGCTGGCCGAGCTGCGCGAGGAGTTCGTGGACCGGGTGCTGGCCGTGCCGATCGGGACCGTGGAGCGGGCCGGCACCGGCGACCTGCTCACCCGCACCACCCGGGACGTGTCGTCGCTGGCCTACAGCGTGCAGTGGGCGGTGCCGGAGATCCTCACCGCGCTGATCACGC
It encodes:
- a CDS encoding ROK family transcriptional regulator; the protein is MRAGPSQDEVRRQNLGALLRYVHVHGPISRAELTTRLGLNRSTIGALTADLTAAGLVREEAPRGARRAGRPSLVVLPESGRVYAYALSIEVDRLRAARVGLGGEVLDERVYDRPRDLRVSEVVGPLAAFVKEMQHAAPEGRYVGVGVAVAGMVRRHDGLVRLTPKAGWVDEPLAEPLAEALGGDHTVRVGNHADLALLAEHLRGVAVDTEDVIYLHGEVGIGAGIIAHGTLITGHGGYAGEVGHMIVHPGGRTCSSCGARGCWESEIGEEALLRALGTDGSGRIPAHQLIAAMRGDPGSHEALRQIGEWLGLGVANLVNIFNPEMVIFGGTLRNLYLTTAAQVRSRLNSLALPASRELLRLRTPKMGEDAALIGAAELAFTQLLADPLNEAPSARQAT
- a CDS encoding TetR/AcrR family transcriptional regulator; this encodes MTAHRGNRHGRSEQARLSVLEAADDLLVERGYAQLTIEGIAARAGVAKQTIYRWWQSKTDVLMEAFTVDAREALRPPDTGELVTDLRLHLRGLAIFLTEHDAGAVFRALHGEAQHDAALAARLRTEHLSRQRELDRAPLERAVARGDLPPGTDLDLLVDTLVGPLYYRVLVTGDPVGADFTDRLVDEALRGLTG
- a CDS encoding O-methyltransferase, producing MRTVLDRLRAAADLDEDRPHPRPDADASAQERADLLAEAYMPVSARGGDLLYALTRAARPERVVEFGTSYGISTLYLASAVADNGAGHVVTTELSTVKVAAARANLAEAGLSDAVTVLSGDALATLADVPGPIGLLLLDGWKDLCLPVLRLLEDRLAPGALVIADDVSFPTMAPYLDYVRDPASGYVSVEFPVDDGMEISCRA
- a CDS encoding ABC transporter ATP-binding protein — protein: MRELPRSDPGVADHRSAGRLLWWMVRRVGRELAVSVVLGVVWMCAMALAPALIGIAIDRGVAGRDLGALAAWSAAVLGLGMVQALAGVARHRYGVHNWLDTAYGTVQLTVRQSARLGAALPRRMSSGEVVSIGVSDIEHLGEIIEIIDRAIGAFAAIAVVTVIMLGTSTPLGLVVLIGVPLLLGLVALLLRPLQDRQEAYRTRQGALTTRAADIVTGLRVLRGVGGEALFAGGYRAESQDLRAAGVRVGRVGALLEATQVLLPGLFLALVVWLGARLVLAGDITAGQLVAFFGYTAFLVPPLRTLTEAANALAVALVAARRVVRLLELDPDPASPARPVPMPPGPAALADPRSGLLVRPGELTAIAAADPADAAAIAERLARFTDSEARLGDVPLRDLDLAELRSRVLLAENEARLFAGPLREALGGGAVEHALETAAAEDIVAALPDGLDTEIAARGREFSGGQQQRLRLARALVADPETLILVEPTSAVDAHTEARIAGRLGAARAGRTTVVCTTSPLVLAHADRVAYVEDGKVIAEGTHRELLTGEPRYAATVTRQEG